A region from the Oncorhynchus keta strain PuntledgeMale-10-30-2019 chromosome 5, Oket_V2, whole genome shotgun sequence genome encodes:
- the LOC118384303 gene encoding zinc finger and SCAN domain-containing protein 2-like, translating to MTKLQLLNAYLTERLMVAVDEILEVVGGTVSEFEEETARTKRENEVLKRRLREVGLDTGTECSAVSTRPVSLSMSGQHQWSSDQGPDLESTQTQNHMVMNQDKMPATHSQLPTECTEWKSLCNSPHTLSSQQTDTSATTPVVAPLTSASVKRDLDEEDDQHLLPSAYPFSSTSCPVDRVVLHYNSEGIKTEPSDTIPTDLESVSAQMGCSELNPSSDPGPATVETRYTVSDLSADLESVVADSSRYGASASGVATDLVSASAAMIPDGFFRQIGSDGCVTTGPELDFGDTTSAVGPLTSLFYPGQTRRQPQTNRSTNRGHQQINRSTNNRGQQQTNNRGDQKSHPCPQCGKIFSHVSRLKIHLRIHTGEKPYVCALCGKRFNNDGTLRNHRRVHTELRLYGCPVCGMSFKDAYTCRKHQRVHNGMRPAGGGAHTCSLCGKAFSEAAKLTKHIRTHVSDIG from the exons ATGACTAAACTACAGCTTTTGAATGCTTACCTCACCGAGCGGTTAATGGTGGCTGTAGATGAGATACTGGAGGTGGTCGGGGGGACAGTGTCAGAATTCGAGGAGGAGACTGCCCGTacgaagagagagaatgaagtcCTAAAACGAAGGTTACGAGAAGTTGGACTCGACACGGGAACGGAATGTTCAGCAG TCTCGACCaggcctgtttctctctctatgtctgggCAGCACCAGTGGAGTTCCGACCAGGGTCCAGACCTTGAGTCTACACAGACCCAGAACCACATGGTAATGAACCAGGATAAGATGCCTGCCACACATAGCCAGCTACCCACAGAGTGCACCGAGTGGAAGAGTCTGTGTAACTCTCCACATACCCTGTCCTCACAACAGACCGATACATCGGCTACCACACCAGTAGTAGCTCCATTGACTTCAGCGTCCGTGAAAAGGGACTTGGACGAAGAAGACGACCAGCATCTCCTTCCCTCTGCATATCCCTTCAGCAGCACATCATGCCCCGTGGACAGAGTGGTTTTACACTATAACTCTGAGGGCATCAAAACAGAGCCTAGTGATACTATCCCTACTGACTTGGAGTCAGTATCTGCTCAGATGGGGTGTAGTGAACTAAACCCCAGTTCGGACCCTGGACCAGCCACTGTTGAAACCAGGTACACTGTTTCAGACCTGAGCGCTGACCTGGAATCAGTGGTTGCAGACAGCAGCAGGTACGGTGCCTCTGCCTCGGGCGTCGCAACTGACCTGGTATCAGCTAGTGCGGCCATGATCCCAGATGGCTTTTTCCGTCAGATTGGCAGCGATGGTTGTGTAACAACAGGGCCAGAACTAGACTTCGGGGACACCACCAGTGCCGTAGGTCCCTTGACCTCCCTGTTCTATCCGGGTCAAACCAGACGTCAACCACAAACGAATAGGTCAACAAATAGGGGTCATCAGCAAATAAACAGGTCCACAAACAACAGGggtcaacaacaaacaaacaacagggGGGATCAGAAGTCCCACCCGTGCCCTCAGTGTGGTAAGATATTCAGCCACGTGTCACGCCTCAAGATCCACCTCCGcattcacacaggggagaagccgtACGTTTGTGCACTGTGTGGCAAGCGATTCAACAACGATGGCACGCTGAGGAACCACCGGCGCGTTCACACGGAGCTGCGGCTGTACGGCTGCCCTGTCTGCGGCATGAGCTTCAAGGACGCCTACACGTGTAGGAAGCACCAGCGCGTGCACAATGGAATGCGGCCTGCCGGAGGCGGGGCCCACACCTGCAGCCTGTGTGGCAAGGCTTTCAGTGAGGCGGCTAAGCTGACCAAACACATCAGGACTCATGTGTCGGACATTGGGTGA
- the LOC118384305 gene encoding zinc finger and BTB domain-containing protein 17-like — MTKLQLLNAYLTERLTVVVREILDVVGDTVAEYREETARTKRENESAKRQNESLRRQLRDILLLAERSTSLSLSGQQQLCEQEWNMTQSPSQEHDPESLQQSQVNRRGLQTQSQVNRRGLQSQVVLGKDGGLTAPNQGHTETVRVEEKPSPGEAIPKTEPNSDPEPKGIGNASSLSPSLFSSNAHCATTTGAAKAEMPVLRTEGKTSAPIDPIQGRIKMEPKECDVTVNLTNHEPQSSSDDTGRPITRLPHNLELSGDAGFKDLPDMDISELHNTPVHDQHTYETEPGPKDRALPYDESNNFTPTDHQEGRPHRCTRCRESFSQAASLHLHLQYKKPYACDWCCKSFAQSADLRRHHRIHTGERPHRCSWCSKSFTQRGNLRRHLRIHTGERPYSCPYCHRTFSDGDTMKKHKRTHSGEKPYRCVQCPKSFTVASGLRVHLNTHLTDAAQLIT, encoded by the exons ATGACCAAATTGCAGCTGTTGAATGCTTACCTGACAGAACGTTTAACGGTAGTGGTGCGGGAGATTCTGGACGTGGTCGGGGACACAGTGGCCGAGTACCGAGAAGAGACGGCGAGGACGAAGAGAGAGAACGAAAGCGCGAAGAGACAAAATGAAAGCCTGCGGCGACAGCTCCGGGACATCCTACTCTTGGCGGAGA GATCCACTAGCCTTTCTCTCTCTGGGCAGCAGCAGCTCTGTGAGCAAGAGTGGAACATGACCCAGAGCCCCAGTCAGGAACATGACCCAGAGTCCCTGCAGCAGAGCCAGGTCAACAGACGGGGGCTACAGACACAGAGCCAGGTCAACAGACGAGGGCTACAGAGCCAGGTAGTATTGGGTAAGGATGGGGGTCTGACAGCACCAAACCAGGGACACACTGAAACAGTCAGAGTAGAGGAGAAGCCCAGTCCAGGGGAGGCAATCCCAAAGACTGAACCCAACTCAGACCCAGAACCTAAGGGTATTGGAAACGCCTCGTCCTTGTCCCCATCTCTGTTCTCCTCCAATGCCCACTGTGCCACAACAACTGGAGCAGCCAAGGCTGAAATGCCAGTCCTTAGGACAGAGGGAAAGACGTCCGCTCCCATCGACCCAATCCAGGGACGGATCAAAATGGAACCCAAGGAATGCGACGTCACAGTGAACCTCACCAACCATGAACCTCAATCCAGTTCAGACGACACAGGTCGTCCTATAACACGACTACCCCACAACCTTGAACTCTCAGGCGACGCTGGCTTCAAAGACCTTCCGGATATGGACATCTCAGAGCTCCATAACACACCCGTACATGACCAGCACACATATGAAACAGAGCCTGGGCCCAAGGACAGGGCGTTGCCATACGACGAGAGTAACAACTTCACCCCCACCGACCACCAGGAGGGACGCCCACACCGTTGCACCCGCTGTCGGGAGAGTTTCAGCCAGGCGGccagcctccacctccacctccagtaCAAGAAGCCCTACGCCTGTGACTGGTGCTGCAAGTCCTTCGCCCAGTCGGCTGACCTGCGGCGCCACCACCGCATCCACACGGGGGAGAGGCCCCACCGCTGCTCCTGGTGCTCCAAGAGCTTTACCCAGAGAGGCAACCTGAGACGACACCTGAG GATCCACACCGGTGAGAGACCCTACAGCTGCCCCTACTGCCACAGGACCTTCAGCGACGGAGACACCATGAAGAAGCACAAACGGACTCACTCTGGGGAGAAACCCTATCGCTGTGTCCAGTGTCCCAAGAGTTTCACTGTGGCCAGCGGCCTGCGGGTACACCTGAACACACACCTGACAGATGCAGCGCAGCTCATCACATGA
- the LOC127905958 gene encoding trafficking regulator of GLUT4 1-like codes for MASNTNAAPSGVEGEQQPEQTITSQPTSAEHQETAPDFSQSECKDHLAVISEKMETSNGMCAADSSPTSSISSPKRLQHAKPTNGRVRKGSRSGSLLGHGAGSPRPSISRQPSTVTEEDNGKPPRDYLILAILSCFCPLWPINIVALVFSVMSRNSLQLGNVDGARRLGRNAMVLSIVSLVGGVIIIIAAIVLNWGSIIKS; via the exons ATGGCTTCCAACACCAATGCTGCCCCTAGTGGAGTGGAGGGAGAACAGCAGCCGGAACAGACTATCACCTCCCAGCCAACCAGCGCTGAGCACCAAGAGACAGCCCCTGACTTCAGCCAATCGGAATGCAAAGACCACTTGGCAGTAATCAGCGAGAAGATGGAGACCA GTAATGGAATGTGTGCTGCCGACTCCTCGCCCACATCTTCCATCTCGTCCCCCAAGCGACTGCAACACGCAAAACCAACCAACGGCCGGGTGCGGAAAGGAAGCCGCTCTGGGTCCCTGCTGGGTCATGGGGCAGGGTCTCCCAGGCCTTCCATCAGCCGTCAGCCCAGCACTGTGACAGAGGAGGACAACGGCAAGCCCCCTAGGGACTACCTGATCCTGGCCATCCTGTCCTGCTTCTGTCCCTTGTGGCCCATCAACATCGTGGCTCTCGTCTTCTCTGTTATG TCGAGGAACAGCCTGCAGCTGGGGAACGTTGACGGGGCGCGGCGTCTGGGCCGGAACGCAATGGTGCTGTCCATCGTCTCGCTAGTTGGCggggtcatcatcatcatcgcagCCATCGTCTTAAACTGGGGAA GTATAATAAAATCCTGA